From the genome of Kryptolebias marmoratus isolate JLee-2015 linkage group LG19, ASM164957v2, whole genome shotgun sequence, one region includes:
- the esr1 gene encoding estrogen receptor isoform X2 codes for MCKRQSPVQSRQPFGPVLRTRISPASSELETLSPPRLSPRAPLSDMYPEESRGSGGVAAVDFLEGTYDYAAPTPAPTPLYSNSTTGYFSAPLDAHGPPSNGSLQSLGSGPTSPLVFVPTSPRLSPFMHPPGHYLETASTPVYRSSHQPASREDQCDPRDEACSVGELGGAAGAGGFEMAKETRFCAVCSDYASGYHYGVWSCEGCKAFFKRSIQGHNDYMCPATNQCTIDRNRRKSCQACRLRKCYEVGMMKGGVRKDRGRVLRRDKRRGGIGDRDKVAKGLEHKAAASHDGRRRSSSSSSIGGGGGGRSSLLNLPPEQVLLLLQGAEPPILCSRQKLSRPYTEVTMMTLLTSMADKELVHMIAWAKKLPGFLQLSLHDQVLLLESSWLEILMIGLIWRSIHCPGKLIFAQDLILDRSEGDCVEGMAEIFDMLLATASRFRMLKLKPEEFVCLKAIILLNSGAFSFCTGTMEPLHDGAAVQNMLDTITDALIHHISQSGYSVQEQARRQAQLLLLLSHIRHMSNKGMEHLYSMKCKNKVPLYDLLLEMLDAHRLHRPVKSSQSLSQAERVAPSSSSSSCCGDGGGSSSAGCSSGPRGISENPSRTPSGPSVLQYGGSRPDCTNAL; via the exons ATGTGTAAGAG GCAGAGCCCGGTGCAGAGCAGGCAGCCGTTCGGACCAGTGCTCAGAACCAGGATTAGCCCAGCCTCCTCAGAGCTGGAGACCCTCTCCCCACCTCGTCTCTCGCCCCGTGCCCCCCTCAGTGACATGTACCCTGAAGAGAGCCGGGGCTCTGGAGGGGTAGCTGCTGTGGACTTCCTAGAGGGGACGTATGACTATGCTGCCCCCACCCCTGCCCCTACTCCTCTCTACAGCAACTCCACCACTGGGTACTTCTCTGCTCCTCTGGACGCCCACGGACCCCCGTCTAATGGCAGCCTTCAGTCTCTAGGAAGTGGGCCAACTAGTCCACTTGTGTTTGTGCCCACCAGTCCAAGGCTCAGCCCCTTTATGCATCCTCCTGGTCACTATCTGGAAACCGCCTCAACACCCGTCTACAG ATCCAGCCACCAGCCAGCCTCCAGAGAGGACCAGTGTGACCCCCGTGACGAGGCATGCAGTGTGGGGGAGTTAGGAGGTGCAGCCGGCGCCGGGGGGTTTGAGATGGCCAAAGAGACACGTTTCTGTGCCGTGTGCAGCGACTATGCTTCGGGGTACCACTACGGGGTGTGGTCCTGCGAGGGCTGCAAGGCCTTCTTCAAGAGGAGCATTCAGG GTCACAATGACTATATGTGCCCAGCGACCAATCAGTGTACTATTGACAGGAATCGGAGGAAGAGCTGCCAGGCTTGTCGTCTTAGGAAGTGTTACGAAGTGGGTATGATGAAAGGAG GTGTGCGCAAAGACCGTGGTCGCGTTTTGCGGCGCGACAAAAGACGGGGAGGGATTGGAGACAGAGACAAGGTTGCCAAAGGCTTGGAGCACAAAGCAGCAGCCAGTCATGATGGGAGgagacgcagcagcagcagcagcagcatcggaggaggaggaggaggaagatcttCGTTACTGAATCTTCCTCCTGAACAG GTGCTGCTCCTGCTCCAGGGCGCCGAGCCACCGATCCTGTGTTCCCGTCAGAAGCTGAGCCGACCCTACACCGAAGTCACCATGATGACCCTGCTCACCAGCATGGCCGACAAGGAGCTGGTCCACATGATCGCCTGGGCCAAGAAGCTTCCAG gTTTCCTGCAGTTGTCTCTCCACgatcaggttctgctgctggagagcTCGTGGCTGGAGATCCTCATGATCGGGCTCATCTGGAGGTCAATCCACTGCCCAGGAAAGCTCATTTTTGCACAGGACCTCATATTGGACAG GAGCGAGGGCGACTGCGTTGAGGGTATGGCGGAGATCTTCGACATGCTGCTGGCCACCGCCTCTCGCTTCCGCATGCTCAAACTCAAACCCGAGGAATTTGTCTGCCTTAAAGCCATCATCCTGCTCAACTCTG GTGCCTTTTCTTTCTGCACCGGCACGATGGAGCCCCTTCACGACGGCGCGGCGGTGCAGAACATGCTGGACACCATCACCGACGCGCTCATACACCACATCAGCCAGTCGGGATACTCGGTTCAGGAGCAGGCGAGACGACAGGcccagctgctcctgctgctgtccCACATCAGACACATGAG CAACAAAGGCATGGAACATCTGTACAGCATGAAATGCAAGAACAAAGTGCCTCTGTACGACCTGCTGCTGGAGATGCTCGATGCTCACCGCCTCCACCGTCCAGTCAAATCATCTCAGTCCCTGTCCCAAGCTGAAAGAGTcgccccttcctcctcctcctcctcctgctgcggTGATGGTGGCGGCTCCTCCTCTGCAGGTTGCAGTTCAGGACCTCGAGGCATCAGTGAAAACCCGAGCAGAACCCCGTCAGGCCCGAGCGTCCTGCAGTACGGAGGCTCCCGTCCTGACTGCACCAACGCCCTGTGA
- the esr1 gene encoding estrogen receptor isoform X3 — protein sequence MYPEESRGSGGVAAVDFLEGTYDYAAPTPAPTPLYSNSTTGYFSAPLDAHGPPSNGSLQSLGSGPTSPLVFVPTSPRLSPFMHPPGHYLETASTPVYRSSHQPASREDQCDPRDEACSVGELGGAAGAGGFEMAKETRFCAVCSDYASGYHYGVWSCEGCKAFFKRSIQGHNDYMCPATNQCTIDRNRRKSCQACRLRKCYEVGMMKGGVRKDRGRVLRRDKRRGGIGDRDKVAKGLEHKAAASHDGRRRSSSSSSIGGGGGGRSSLLNLPPEQVLLLLQGAEPPILCSRQKLSRPYTEVTMMTLLTSMADKELVHMIAWAKKLPGFLQLSLHDQVLLLESSWLEILMIGLIWRSIHCPGKLIFAQDLILDRSEGDCVEGMAEIFDMLLATASRFRMLKLKPEEFVCLKAIILLNSGAFSFCTGTMEPLHDGAAVQNMLDTITDALIHHISQSGYSVQEQARRQAQLLLLLSHIRHMSNKGMEHLYSMKCKNKVPLYDLLLEMLDAHRLHRPVKSSQSLSQAERVAPSSSSSSCCGDGGGSSSAGCSSGPRGISENPSRTPSGPSVLQYGGSRPDCTNAL from the exons ATGTACCCTGAAGAGAGCCGGGGCTCTGGAGGGGTAGCTGCTGTGGACTTCCTAGAGGGGACGTATGACTATGCTGCCCCCACCCCTGCCCCTACTCCTCTCTACAGCAACTCCACCACTGGGTACTTCTCTGCTCCTCTGGACGCCCACGGACCCCCGTCTAATGGCAGCCTTCAGTCTCTAGGAAGTGGGCCAACTAGTCCACTTGTGTTTGTGCCCACCAGTCCAAGGCTCAGCCCCTTTATGCATCCTCCTGGTCACTATCTGGAAACCGCCTCAACACCCGTCTACAG ATCCAGCCACCAGCCAGCCTCCAGAGAGGACCAGTGTGACCCCCGTGACGAGGCATGCAGTGTGGGGGAGTTAGGAGGTGCAGCCGGCGCCGGGGGGTTTGAGATGGCCAAAGAGACACGTTTCTGTGCCGTGTGCAGCGACTATGCTTCGGGGTACCACTACGGGGTGTGGTCCTGCGAGGGCTGCAAGGCCTTCTTCAAGAGGAGCATTCAGG GTCACAATGACTATATGTGCCCAGCGACCAATCAGTGTACTATTGACAGGAATCGGAGGAAGAGCTGCCAGGCTTGTCGTCTTAGGAAGTGTTACGAAGTGGGTATGATGAAAGGAG GTGTGCGCAAAGACCGTGGTCGCGTTTTGCGGCGCGACAAAAGACGGGGAGGGATTGGAGACAGAGACAAGGTTGCCAAAGGCTTGGAGCACAAAGCAGCAGCCAGTCATGATGGGAGgagacgcagcagcagcagcagcagcatcggaggaggaggaggaggaagatcttCGTTACTGAATCTTCCTCCTGAACAG GTGCTGCTCCTGCTCCAGGGCGCCGAGCCACCGATCCTGTGTTCCCGTCAGAAGCTGAGCCGACCCTACACCGAAGTCACCATGATGACCCTGCTCACCAGCATGGCCGACAAGGAGCTGGTCCACATGATCGCCTGGGCCAAGAAGCTTCCAG gTTTCCTGCAGTTGTCTCTCCACgatcaggttctgctgctggagagcTCGTGGCTGGAGATCCTCATGATCGGGCTCATCTGGAGGTCAATCCACTGCCCAGGAAAGCTCATTTTTGCACAGGACCTCATATTGGACAG GAGCGAGGGCGACTGCGTTGAGGGTATGGCGGAGATCTTCGACATGCTGCTGGCCACCGCCTCTCGCTTCCGCATGCTCAAACTCAAACCCGAGGAATTTGTCTGCCTTAAAGCCATCATCCTGCTCAACTCTG GTGCCTTTTCTTTCTGCACCGGCACGATGGAGCCCCTTCACGACGGCGCGGCGGTGCAGAACATGCTGGACACCATCACCGACGCGCTCATACACCACATCAGCCAGTCGGGATACTCGGTTCAGGAGCAGGCGAGACGACAGGcccagctgctcctgctgctgtccCACATCAGACACATGAG CAACAAAGGCATGGAACATCTGTACAGCATGAAATGCAAGAACAAAGTGCCTCTGTACGACCTGCTGCTGGAGATGCTCGATGCTCACCGCCTCCACCGTCCAGTCAAATCATCTCAGTCCCTGTCCCAAGCTGAAAGAGTcgccccttcctcctcctcctcctcctgctgcggTGATGGTGGCGGCTCCTCCTCTGCAGGTTGCAGTTCAGGACCTCGAGGCATCAGTGAAAACCCGAGCAGAACCCCGTCAGGCCCGAGCGTCCTGCAGTACGGAGGCTCCCGTCCTGACTGCACCAACGCCCTGTGA
- the esr1 gene encoding estrogen receptor isoform X1 translates to MLLRQSPVQSRQPFGPVLRTRISPASSELETLSPPRLSPRAPLSDMYPEESRGSGGVAAVDFLEGTYDYAAPTPAPTPLYSNSTTGYFSAPLDAHGPPSNGSLQSLGSGPTSPLVFVPTSPRLSPFMHPPGHYLETASTPVYRSSHQPASREDQCDPRDEACSVGELGGAAGAGGFEMAKETRFCAVCSDYASGYHYGVWSCEGCKAFFKRSIQGHNDYMCPATNQCTIDRNRRKSCQACRLRKCYEVGMMKGGVRKDRGRVLRRDKRRGGIGDRDKVAKGLEHKAAASHDGRRRSSSSSSIGGGGGGRSSLLNLPPEQVLLLLQGAEPPILCSRQKLSRPYTEVTMMTLLTSMADKELVHMIAWAKKLPGFLQLSLHDQVLLLESSWLEILMIGLIWRSIHCPGKLIFAQDLILDRSEGDCVEGMAEIFDMLLATASRFRMLKLKPEEFVCLKAIILLNSGAFSFCTGTMEPLHDGAAVQNMLDTITDALIHHISQSGYSVQEQARRQAQLLLLLSHIRHMSNKGMEHLYSMKCKNKVPLYDLLLEMLDAHRLHRPVKSSQSLSQAERVAPSSSSSSCCGDGGGSSSAGCSSGPRGISENPSRTPSGPSVLQYGGSRPDCTNAL, encoded by the exons ATGTTGCTCAGGCAGAGCCCGGTGCAGAGCAGGCAGCCGTTCGGACCAGTGCTCAGAACCAGGATTAGCCCAGCCTCCTCAGAGCTGGAGACCCTCTCCCCACCTCGTCTCTCGCCCCGTGCCCCCCTCAGTGACATGTACCCTGAAGAGAGCCGGGGCTCTGGAGGGGTAGCTGCTGTGGACTTCCTAGAGGGGACGTATGACTATGCTGCCCCCACCCCTGCCCCTACTCCTCTCTACAGCAACTCCACCACTGGGTACTTCTCTGCTCCTCTGGACGCCCACGGACCCCCGTCTAATGGCAGCCTTCAGTCTCTAGGAAGTGGGCCAACTAGTCCACTTGTGTTTGTGCCCACCAGTCCAAGGCTCAGCCCCTTTATGCATCCTCCTGGTCACTATCTGGAAACCGCCTCAACACCCGTCTACAG ATCCAGCCACCAGCCAGCCTCCAGAGAGGACCAGTGTGACCCCCGTGACGAGGCATGCAGTGTGGGGGAGTTAGGAGGTGCAGCCGGCGCCGGGGGGTTTGAGATGGCCAAAGAGACACGTTTCTGTGCCGTGTGCAGCGACTATGCTTCGGGGTACCACTACGGGGTGTGGTCCTGCGAGGGCTGCAAGGCCTTCTTCAAGAGGAGCATTCAGG GTCACAATGACTATATGTGCCCAGCGACCAATCAGTGTACTATTGACAGGAATCGGAGGAAGAGCTGCCAGGCTTGTCGTCTTAGGAAGTGTTACGAAGTGGGTATGATGAAAGGAG GTGTGCGCAAAGACCGTGGTCGCGTTTTGCGGCGCGACAAAAGACGGGGAGGGATTGGAGACAGAGACAAGGTTGCCAAAGGCTTGGAGCACAAAGCAGCAGCCAGTCATGATGGGAGgagacgcagcagcagcagcagcagcatcggaggaggaggaggaggaagatcttCGTTACTGAATCTTCCTCCTGAACAG GTGCTGCTCCTGCTCCAGGGCGCCGAGCCACCGATCCTGTGTTCCCGTCAGAAGCTGAGCCGACCCTACACCGAAGTCACCATGATGACCCTGCTCACCAGCATGGCCGACAAGGAGCTGGTCCACATGATCGCCTGGGCCAAGAAGCTTCCAG gTTTCCTGCAGTTGTCTCTCCACgatcaggttctgctgctggagagcTCGTGGCTGGAGATCCTCATGATCGGGCTCATCTGGAGGTCAATCCACTGCCCAGGAAAGCTCATTTTTGCACAGGACCTCATATTGGACAG GAGCGAGGGCGACTGCGTTGAGGGTATGGCGGAGATCTTCGACATGCTGCTGGCCACCGCCTCTCGCTTCCGCATGCTCAAACTCAAACCCGAGGAATTTGTCTGCCTTAAAGCCATCATCCTGCTCAACTCTG GTGCCTTTTCTTTCTGCACCGGCACGATGGAGCCCCTTCACGACGGCGCGGCGGTGCAGAACATGCTGGACACCATCACCGACGCGCTCATACACCACATCAGCCAGTCGGGATACTCGGTTCAGGAGCAGGCGAGACGACAGGcccagctgctcctgctgctgtccCACATCAGACACATGAG CAACAAAGGCATGGAACATCTGTACAGCATGAAATGCAAGAACAAAGTGCCTCTGTACGACCTGCTGCTGGAGATGCTCGATGCTCACCGCCTCCACCGTCCAGTCAAATCATCTCAGTCCCTGTCCCAAGCTGAAAGAGTcgccccttcctcctcctcctcctcctgctgcggTGATGGTGGCGGCTCCTCCTCTGCAGGTTGCAGTTCAGGACCTCGAGGCATCAGTGAAAACCCGAGCAGAACCCCGTCAGGCCCGAGCGTCCTGCAGTACGGAGGCTCCCGTCCTGACTGCACCAACGCCCTGTGA
- the armt1 gene encoding damage-control phosphatase ARMT1 produces the protein MAAVQAVQGVPPSLSAKVTGSFAYLTIRDRLPTILTKVIDTIHRNKNSFFEEYGEEGISSEKQAISLLSKLRNELQTDKPLLLLTDGLQDAESWNQYLQRQQRLLGDQYTVSWFNSPWLYVECYMYRKIQEALVLNPPISNFDVYKEGKTQSFFESQQAVITLCTYLADIHKNMEKLSKNQLFEFFTKLLQVSLWGNKCDLSISAGKENSQKTSPIDSLNSLQPFILVDDSNMVWSALSSSQRLEESGKNAAERVDIVLDNAGFELVTDLVLADFLVSSGLVRQVHFHGKCFPWFVSDVTAGDFQWTIWQTMAANHRWMSKSGAQWQRYLKEGVWCYHDHPFWTQPHEFCDMAADAPDLYATLQEADLVVFKGDLNYRKLTGDRDWDHTVDFSTALRGFRPAPLCSLRTLKANVQVGLQPGQGEKLTSLDPNWMTSGKYAIIQLYSPKSE, from the exons ATGGCGGCGGTTCAGGCAGTTCAAGGAGTTCCTCCTTCACTTTCAGCTAAAGTAACAGG gtCATTTGCATATTTGACTATAAGAGACAGATTGCCCACCATTTTGACTAAAGTTATAGACACAATACACCGcaacaaaaactcattttttgaAGAGTATGGAGAG GAGGGAATCAGTTCAGAGAAGCAAGCAATATCTCTGCTGTCTAAGCTGAGAAATGAGCTCCAAACCGATAAGCCACTGCTGTTATTAACAGATGGCTTACAGGACGCAGAATCCTGGAACCAGTACCTGCAGAGACAGCAGAGGCTGTTGGGGGACCAGTACACTGTTAGCTGGTTTAATTCTCCATGGCTCTATGTAGAGTGCTACATGTACCGCAAGATACAAGAGGCCCTTGTACTCAA tccTCCCATCAGCAACTTTGACGTTTATAAAGAGGGAAAGACTCAAAGCTTCTTTGAGTCTCAGCAGGCTGTGATAACCTTATGTACTTATTTGGCAGACATCCATAAGAACATGGAAAAGCTGTCTAAGAATcagctgtttgagtttttcaCCAAACTTCTCCAG GTTTCTCTTTGGGGGAACAAATGCGATCTTTCCATCTCTGCTGGTAAAGAAAACTCCCAGAAGACAAGTCCAATAGATTCTCTAAATAGCCTCCAACCTTTTATCTTGGTGGATGACTCCAACATGGTTTGGTCAGCTCTTAGTTCATCCCAGAGGCTGGAAGAGTCTGGTAAAAACGCTGCAGAGAGAGTGGACATTGTGTTAGACAACGCTGGCTTTGAGTTGGTCACTGACTTGGTCTTAGCAGATTTCCTGGTTTCCTCTGGCCTTGTGCGCCAGGTTCACTTTCACGGCAAGTGCTTCCCCTGGTTTGTCTCTGATGTCACAGCTGGCGACTTTCAGTGGACCATCTGGCAGACAATGGCAGCCAATCACAGGTGGATGTCAAAGAGTGGCGCCCAGTGGCAGAGATATCTGAAGGAGGGTGTTTGGTGCTATCATGACCATCCTTTTTGGACACAGCCTCATGAGTTCTGTGACATGGCAGCTGATGCTCCTGACCTGTATGCAACCCTGCAAGAGGCCGACCTGGTGGTTTTTAAAGGCGATCTCAACTACAGGAAGCTGACTGGAGACAGAGACTGGGATCACACCGTGGATTTCAGTACAGCACTCAGAGGTTTTCGGCCGGCGCCGCTGTGTAGCCTGAGAACCCTCAAGGCTAACGTTCAGGTCGGCCTGCAGCCCGGCCAAGGGGAGAAGCTCACCTCCCTAGATCCAAACTGGATGACTAGCGGAAAGTACGCCATCATTCAGCTCTACAGCCCTAAGTCAGAGTAG
- the zbtb2b gene encoding zinc finger and BTB domain-containing protein 2b, producing MELANHGLILLQQLNAQREFGFLCDCTVAIGDVFFKAHKAVLAAFSNYFRMLFIHQDSDCVRLKAADIQPDIFSYLLNLMYTGKLAPQLIDPARLEQGVRFLHAYPLLQEASQSVYSHPEQNINLSTSLYGIQISDQQVALSPRGAARQQLSSPFDSEQVGSEGKFPSTPAAALITNSVMSKHASSPPDVEASTSGAKPAAEEGGMESLNADGSSAGAILHVKPSIMKRNSSFRKHYSCHLCKSRFTQRSLLREHLLQHAQNLQQPPAEPSKPLSPVMGDPALLAEGVLKAIKATSAAATPVEVISDSEQTPVSGTNSDSPQAEVSTSTWGVGGLNSQADTPPPSDIADIDNLENADLDREVKRRKYECSTCGRKFIQKSHWREHMYIHTGKPFKCSACGKSFCRANQAARHVCLNQGADSYTMVDRQSMELCAAGDDSSQMEAMFLGSSKPYKCNICATTFSSPSEVIKHLCFSQGGLVGLQGNAAAGALLQREEFSKDEGSDLSNSGTPLEAIKTEEILVE from the exons ATGGAGTTGGCCAACCACGGTCTTATCCTGCTGCAACAGCTTAACGCTCAGAGGGAATTCGGCTTCCTGTGTGACTGCACCGTGGCTATCGGAGACGTCTTCTTCAAAGCCCACAAGGCCGTCCTCGCTGCCTTCTCCAACTACTTCAGGATGCTCTTTATTCACCAGGACAG tgaCTGCGTGCGTCTGAAGGCTGCCGACATCCAGCCCGACATCTTCAGCTACCTCCTCAACCTGATGTACACGGGCAAGCTGGCGCCGCAGCTCATCGACCCCGCGCGGCTGGAGCAGGGGGTCCGCTTCCTGCACGCCTACCCGCTCCTGCAGGAAGCCAGCCAGTCTGTGTACTCCCACCCCGAGCAGAACATCAACCTGTCCACCTCCCTCTACGGCATCCAGATCTCTGACCAACAGGTGGCGCTGTCACCCAGAGGAGCGGCTCGGCAGCAGCTGTCCTCGCCCTTCGACTCGGAGCAGGTCGGCTCGGAGGGAAAGTTTCCGTCCACGCCGGCTGCAGCCTTGATCACAAATTCTGTCATGTCCAAACACGCCTCCTCTCCCCCGGATGTCGAGGCCTCAACCAGTGGCGCTAAACCTGCGGCAGAGGAGGGGGGGATGGAGTCACTAAATGCAGACGGCTCCTCAGCTGGCGCCATTCTCCACGTGAAGCCCAGCATAATGAAGAGGAATTCCTCCTTCCGGAAGCATTACTCCTGCCATCTGTGCAAGAGCAGATTCACCCAGAGAAGCCTGCTGAGAGAGCACCTCCTGCAGCACGCCCAGAACCTCCAGCAGCCCCCGGCGGAGCCCAGCAAGCCGCTCTCCCCTGTGATGGGGGACCCGGCCCTGTTAGCAGAGGGCGTTCTGAAGGCTATCAAAGCCACCTCGGCTGCCGCCACGCCAGTAGAGGTCATCAGCGACAGCGAGCAAACTCCCGTTTCAGGAACCAACTCTGACTCTCCACAAGCTGAGGTATCCACTTCCACCTGGGGGGTGGGAGGGTTAAACTCCCAGGCAGACACGCCACCCCCGTCAGACATCGCCGACATCGACAACCTGGAGAACGCCGACTTGGACCGCGAGGTGAAGCGGCGGAAGTACGAGTGCTCCACCTGCGGGCGGAAGTTCATCCAGAAGAGCCACTGGCGCGAGCACATGTACATCCACACGGGGAAGCCCTTCAAGTGCAGCGCGTGCGGGAAGAGCTTCTGCCGCGCCAACCAGGCGGCCCGCCACGTGTGCCTGAACCAGGGCGCCGACTCGTACACCATGGTGGACCGTCAGAGCATGGAGCTGTGCGCCGCCGGAGACGACAGCAGCCAGATGGAGGCCATGTTCTTGGGCTCCTCCAAGCCTTACAAGTGTAACATTTGTGCGACGACCTTCTCCAGCCCCAGCGAGGTGATCAAACACCTGTGCTTCTCACAAGGAGGACTGGTGGGGCTGCAGGGGAACGCGGCTGCAGGCGCGCTGCTGCAGCGGGAGGAGTTTTCCAAAGATGAAGGCTCAGATTTGTCCAACTCTGGCACCCCGTTAGAAGCAATAAAAACTGAGGAGATTCTTGTGGAATAG